Part of the Calditrichota bacterium genome, GCCTGGCGTGCGCGTCCTGGGGCTGATGACCGTCGGTGCCTTCCTCCCTGACCCAGAGCTCGTCCGCCCCTGCTTCGTCACCCTGCGCCAACTGAAAGAGGAAATAGATCGCCTGGGGGTCGACAACGTGCAGCTCCAACATCTCTCCATGGGCATGACTGACGATTTTGAAGTGGCGGTCGAAGAAGGAGCAACATTGGTGCGCATCGGTAGGGCGATTTTCGGCCCACGCCAGGCGGGGGCTCAAGTGCTGCGCAACGCCAACTGACCGGAGGGTGCGACGGTGAGACTGACGCCACTGGACATACGCAAGCAGGAGTTTCGACGCGCCGTGCGCGGCTTCGACGTCGATGAAGTGGAGACCTTCCTCGACATGGTGGCCGAACAGTTCGAAACCCTGCTCCGTGAACGCAATACGCTCAACGAAGAGGTTCTCAAGCTCCGCACCCAACTGCGGGACTACCAGCAGGTAGAGAAGACCCTGCAGGAGACGTTGATGAACGCCCAGCAGAACATCAACGAGTCCCGTGAGTCCTCCCGACGGGAGGCGGAGCTCATCGTGCGGGAGGCGGAGCTACGCGCCGAGGAGATCATCGAGGATGCTCGCAATCAGCTGCAACAACTGAAAAGCGAGCTCCTGCTGCTGCGCGCGGAAAAGGCCTCCTTCGTGAAACGGCTGAAGCAGCTCCTCCAGTCACAAGTGGAGCTCCTCGAGGTGTTGGGCAGTGACGACCTCGATCTTGGCCGCTTCAGGAGCGCGCAGCACCAGGAGGAACAAGAGACCCAAGGGGAAGAAGAGGCGGAAAAAAGCGAGCCGCGCATCGTCGGCTTGGATGAAGAGCCGGCAGCATCACCTGCTTCAGGAACAGAGCGCGCCGCCCCGGAAAAACCCTCTGCGCCACCTCCTGGGCGCCTGAGCGATGAGTTCATCATCTGAACCGCAGGGTAACAGGCACAGAGCAACAGGGAGAATGCGGGATGAACAGTGTGAGGTGGGTTGGTGTGGTGGCCGTGCTCAGCGCGGCTATGGGGTGCGCACACTGGACGGCGGTGTCCAAGGATGAGGTGAGGCCGAAAGAGACGGTGCAGCTCTCCCTCAGGTCCGGCACCGTGGTCCAGGGAGAGGTCCTTGCGGCAGACGCCACGCACCTGATTGTGCAGGGCGATGACGGTCGGGCATTTCGAGTGGCTACTCAGGACATCACCAGCCTCAAGCGCAGGCCTCCGGTTTGCGACGACAACGGCATGCCCATCTCCGAGCGGGAGATTGCCGCAGTTAAAGGGCATCGCCAACTTTTCTTGTACACCTTCGGCGGAACCGCCCTTAGCTGTGGAGTGAGCTTTTACCTGGGCTCGATGCTACAGCGTGGCTTGCAGGAAGACCAGACCGATAACACGCTGCGCATCGCTACCACTGCCGTGGGCACAGCTGTCGGCGCCCTCTATTTTGCCCTGAGGGGGGACAAGAAGGACCGCCAATACGCCATCCAGCAGATCAATGCTGAGCGGCTGCGTGCCTCGGAAGAGGAGCTGAACGCGGAGAGGGCGCGCAAGGCTCAGGTGGAGGCCGAATTAGAGAGGCTGCGCCGCGAGCAGGAGGCTCAGGAACGCGAGATTGAGGCGCTGCGCAAGCAGATAGAGGCACAACAGCAAGGAAAGCAGAAACCGCCACGCTGAGAAGAGGTATCGCGGCAATGCAGGGACTACGTCAACAGCTTGAAGAAACTACTGCCTTCATCCGCAAGCACACCCAGATGCAACCGGAGGTGGGGATCATCCTTGGCACCGGGCTTGGGGCCCTTGCTGACGAAATAGAAAAGGAAGCCGTGCTTCCTTACGAGGAGATCCCCCACTTTGCCCGCTCCACGGTGGAATTCCACGCGGGCAAGCTACTCTTCGGTAAGCTGGGCGGCAAGAGGGTGATGGCCATGCAGGGCCGCTTCCACTACTACGAAGGGTACACGATGAAGCAGATCACCTATCCGGTGCGCCTCATGAAGCACCTTGGGGCACACACGCTGGTGGTCTCTTCAGCAAGCGGCTGCCTCAATCCGCTCTTCCGCCCTGGCCAGATCGTGATCATCACCGACCACATCAACCTCCTCGGGGATAACCCCCTCATCGGCGTCAACGATGACTCGCTGGGGCCGCGCTTTCCGGACATGTCCGAGCCCTACAGCCGGGCCCTCATCGCCTTGGCCGAGCAGGTGGCCATGGAGGAAAAGATCTGGGTGCAAAAGGGCGTATACGTGGCCATGACCGGTCCCTCGTTGGAGACGGCTGCCGAATACCGCTTCTTGCGTACCATCGGGGCAGACGTGGTGGGTATGTCCACCGTGCCAGAGGTGATAGTGGCCGTGCATGCGGGTATGCGGGTGCTGGGCCTGTCCGTCATCACCGACGCCTGCTTTGCCGACTGCCTGAAGCCGGCCGACATCAAGGAAATCTTGCATTTTGCAAAACAGGCCGAGCCCAGCCTGACGATTCTGATGCGCAAGGTCATCGAGAGAATGTGAATTGACGAGTGCCAACCACACTGAGTCGAAGTGAATGACTATGTATCGCGAGTTCTCGGGTCGGGTCGATTACCCTCAACTGGAAAGGGATGTGCTCAAGTTTTGGGAAGAGCAAAGAATCTTCCAGAAGAGCGTCGAGTCGCGGGACCCGGCCCACAAGTTCGTCTTTTATGAAGGTCCCCCTACCGCCAATGGGCGTCCTGGCATCCACCACGTCATCTCGCGCACGGTAAAGGATTTCGTCTGCCGCTGGCGGACCATGCAGGGCTATCGCGTGGAGCGGAAGGCGGGCTGGGATACGCACGGCTTGCCAGTGGAAATCGAGGTCGAAAAGAAGCTGGGCATCCAGCGCAAAGACCAGATCATCGCCTACGGCATCGAGCGCTTCAACGAGGAATGCCGCAAATCGGTCTTTGCCTACAAAGAAGACTGGGACGAAATGACTCGCCGCATCGGCTTCTGGGTCGACCTCGAGAACCCGTACATCACCTACACCAACGACTACATCGAGACGGTCTGGTGGATCTTGCACCAGTTTTGGAAGAAGGGCCTCCTCTACCAAGGGCACAAGATCCTCCCCTACTGTCCACGGTGCGAGACGCCGCTCTCCAGCCATGAGGTCTCGCAAGGGTATGAAGAGGTCGAGGATCCCTCCATCTACGTGAAGGTGCCGATTGTCGGCCAGGAAAACACCTTCTTCCTGGTGTGGACGACTACCCCATGGACCCTCCTCTCTAACGTCGCTCTGGCTCTGCATCCGGAGCTCTCCTACGTGAAGGTGTGGCACCAAGGAGCACACCTCGTGCTTGGCCTTGACCGCCTCTCGTGTCTCGACGGCGAGTACGAAATCGAAGAGAAGATGCGTGGGGAACAGTTGGCAGGCGTGAGCTACGAGCCGCTGTTCAGCTACCTCTCCCCGGAAAAGCGCGCCTATTACACCATTCTCGCCGACTTTGTGAGCACCGAGGAGGGAACGGGCATCGTCCACATTGCCCCGGCCTTCGGCGAGGAGGACTACCAGGTAGGCGAACAGTACGACCTGCCCATATTGCAGCCGGTGGACAGGAGCGGGTGCTTCACCGCGGAGATTCAGCCTTGGCAGGGCATGTTCGTCAAGGATGCCGACCCCCTCATTATCGACAACTTGCGCCAGCGGCAGCTCTTGTACAAGGCCGAGCGCATCAGACATAGCTACCCCTTCTGCTGGCGGTGTTCCTCGCCGCTGCTTTACTACGCGCGCAAGTCGTGGTACCTGCGCACCACCGCGTTCAGGGAAGCCTTGATCCGCAACAACCGGTCGATCAAGTGGTTCCCTCCTGAAGTGGGTGAGGGCCGCTTCGGCGAGTGGCTGGAAAACAACATCGATTGGGCCCTGTCACGGGACCGCTTCTGGGGCACACCGCTCAACATCTGGATCTGCGAAGGCTGCGGAGCCCAGGAGAGTGTCGGCAGCGTGGCCGAGCTCATGGAACGCGGCGGACTGCGAGAGGTCATCGACCTGCACCGCCCCTACATTGACCAAGTCAGCATTCCTTGCCCCTCTTGCGGCCAGTCCATGCGGCGCACCCCAGAGGTCCTCGACTGCTGGTTCGATTCCGGGGCAATGCCTTACGCCCAGTTCCACTACCCCTTTGAGAACGTGGCGGTTTTCGAGCAGAACTTCCCTGCTGACTTCATCGCCGAGGGCGTAGACCAGACCAGAGGGTGGTTCTACTCGCTGCTGGTGCTCAGCACTCTGCTCTTTGACAAGCCCGCCTACAAGAGCTGCGTATCCCTTGGGCTCATTCTGGACAAAGAAGGCCAGAAGATGTCCAAGAGCCGTGGCAATACGGTTGACCCGTTCGACCACCTGAACAAGGAGGGCGCCGATGCCTTGCGCTGGTACTTGCTCACGGCCAGCGCGCCATGGCTGCCGACCCGTTTTGATCCCGCCGGAGTCGTGGAAGCACAGAACAAGTTCTTAGACACGTTGGTCAACGTGTACAACTTTTTCGCCATGTACGCCAACGTTGATGGCTTTACCCTTAGCGGCGAACGTCTCCCGGTGGAAAAGCGCTCGCAGCTGGACCGCTGGCTGCTGTCGACGCTGCACAGCACCGTGCGCGTGGTCAACGACGATCTGGAGCACTATGAGCTGTCGCGAGCCGCGCGGCGCATCGGCGAATTCGTGATCGACGACCTATCCAACTGGTACGTACGACGCTCCCGCCGACGCTTTTGGAAGGCAGAAAACAACCAAGATAAGCTAGCCGCCTATCAAACGCTCTACGAGGCGCTCATCACCAGCGTGCGTCTGGCTGCGCCTTTCGTGCCTTTCATCACCGACGAGCTGTACCGCCGGCTGAAAGAGGGCAGTGGCGTCTCTTTGCCAGAAAGCGTCCACTTGGACGCCTATCCAAGGCCTGACCAACCTCCGTGCGACTTCTGCGATGAGCAGCTGGAAGAGCGCATGAACTTGGTGCGCCAGATTGTGCTCCTCGGGCGCGCGTTGCGCAACCAGGCCGGCGTGAAAGTGCGGCAACCTCTGGCCAGGCTGGTGGTGGTCGACCCTCACGACCGGCGGCGGGCCATGCTGGACGGCATGGAGAACCTGCTCTTGGAGGAGTTGAACATCAAACGGGTGGAGTTTGTGGCCGATTCTTCTGCCCTACACAGCCGTCGCGCCGAGCCGGTCTTCCGCGCTTTGGGGCCGAAATTTGGCAACAAGGTCAATGCGGTGGCCCAGGCCATCCGCTCGCTGGGTGAGGAGCAGATCAGCACACTGCTGGCGCGCGGGGTTCTGTCCCTGGCGGTGGACGGCATGGAAGTAACCGTCGCGCCCGAGGATGTGCAAGTGGTGATGCAACAGGCGCCGGGACTGGTAGTTGGCACCGAAGGCGAACTGACCGTCGCCTTGGATACCACTCTGAACGAGGACCTTGAATTGGAGGGCTTGGCGCGGGAGTTTGTCAACCGAGTTCAGAACACCCGTAAGGAGGCGCAGTTCGACGTTGTGGACCGCATCATCATCTCGTGTGACGCTCAGGGCAAGCTGGCCAAGGCCATTTCGCGCCTTTCCTCCTACATCCGCAACGAGACGCTGGCTAAAGAGATCGTCTTGCCGGAGGTCAGCGGCGAATACACGAAGAAATGGAACATTGGCGAGGACGTGGTTACCATCGGGGTAAGTCGCATCAGGGAACGGTAGCAAACGGTGGGGGTTCTGCACACACCACAACACCTGTGATGTGTACAGGTCGGAGGAGACAATGACCAAGAAGGAACTGGAGTATTTCAAGAAACTGATCCTGCAGAAGCGGGAGGAGCTCCTCAGGGAATTGGAGAGGCTGAAAGAGTCGGGGTTGAACTCGACGCTGAAAGAGGCTACCGGAGACCACTCCTCCTACTCCTTCCACATGGCCGACCAGGGCACCGATACCATGGAGCGGGAGAAGGCCTTCTTCCTTGCCTCACGGGAAGGGAATCTCCTCTACCACCTGGACAAGGCTCTGGAACGCATCGAGGACGGCACCTACGGAAAGTGCGTGCAGTGCGGCAAAGATATTGGTAAAGAGCGCCTCGAAGCGGTGCCCCACGTGCGCCTGTGCGTCGAGTGCAAGGCCAAGGAGGAGAAGCAGCGTCAATGACCCCAACTGAGGTACGATAGGTGATCGAACGGTTAAGAGTGCTCCGCTACGCCGCGCTCGTTCTGCTGGCCGATCAATTGACCAAAGTGCTGGCGCGCTATCTGCTGCCGCGCGACCACTCAGTACAAGTGGTGGGCGACTTGGTGCGCCTGACCTACGTGGAAAACCCAGGCATTGCCTTCGGCATCAGGGTGGGCCATGGACCGGTTTTCACCGTGCTGATCGCCGTGGCGAGCATCGCCGTGCTTGTCTACCTACTGCGCGCTCACGCGGTGAGCAACACCGAACGGGTCGCCTTGGCCATCACCTTTGGCGGGGCACTTGGCAACCTCACCGACAGAGTTCTCTTCGGCCGGGTTGTGGACTTTGTCGATGTGGATTTTCCGGATTTTCTGATGACCCGCTGGCCGGTCTTCAACCTCGCAGACGCCGCCGTCACCATTGGGGTCGTTATCCTCATCCTGATGATCTTGCTTGCCTCCGAGCATGGTGGCCACCGGCAGGCGAGCGAGCCACCCTCAACCTGAGCTTGTCCGCAAGTGGCACATGCCGCGCGAACATCACACTCTCGTGGTCCCGCAGGCGGATGAGCGCCGACGCTTAGACAACTTTCTTCGCCAGCATCTGCCCCACCTGACGCGCTCGCGCATTCAACGTCTGATCGATGACGGGCAGGTGCTTCTCAACGGCGCGCCCACCAAGCCTGGCCACCGCGTCCGGCCGGGTCAGGTGGTGGAGGTGACCGTCCCCGAACCCAAGAAGTTAGAGATCCTCCCCGAGCAAATCCCTTTAGACATCCTTTACGAGGACGAACATCTCCTGGTGCTGAACAAGCCGGCAGGCATGGTGGTCCACCCCGCCTTCGCCAACTATACGGGAACTTTGGTCAACGCCCTGTTGGCGCACTGCCAACAGCTTTCCGGGATTGGTGGCGTGCAGCGGCCAGGCATCGTCCACCGCCTGGACAGGGAGACATCGGGGGTCATGGTGGTAGCCAAGAGCGACGCGGCGCATGTGGCGCTGTCGCAGCAGTTTGCCGCACGCCAGGTGCGACGAGAGTACCGGGCAGTTGTCTGGGGACATTTCCGCTCGCCGACCGGCCGCGTGGAGACATTGCTAAGGCGCAGCCCCAAGAACCGCCTACGGATGACCGTCTCCAAACTCGGCAAGCTTGCCGTCACCAACTATGAGGTGCTGGAGGAATATCGCCTCCTCAGTCTGCTGCGCCTCAACCTGGGGACCGGCAGAACGCACCAGATTCGCGTGCACATGGCCTATATCGGCCATCCAGTCTTCGGCGATGCTACCTATGGCGGCAGAAGTAAGCGCTTGAGCGGCTTGAACCGCGAAAACCTCGCTTTCGCAGTGAAGCTCCTGAAGCAGTTCAACCGGCCCGCCCTCCACGCTCTCAGCCTTGGCTTCGTGCATCCGGTCCTGCGCCAGGAGATGTACTTTGAGGTCCCGCCCCCCGATGACTTTCAGCGCCTGCTTGCCGCGCTGAAAGAAGTCCCGACCAAATAGCCTTCGGAAAAAGCCCCCTACTGCATCGCGGTCCGAAGCAGGCGCACCACCTCGCCTTGCTCAGGAAAGCGACCGAGTTGCCTTTTTGAGAAAACCAGCTGGCCGTCCACTTCCACCTCGAACACGCCTCCGGTGGACTGGACGAGCTCTGCCTCTATGCCAAAATGCTGTGCTATTTCCTCCGCCAAACTGACGGCGCGCGCCCTGAAGCCTCACGTGGTGCAGTAGGTGATGCGAACGGTCACGGTTCTTCTCCGCAAGTTGTGGCGTTCTTGTCTTCTCCTGCAGGTCTCCTCTCCTGCTCCAGCAACAGATTGGCTGCCTCCTCCAGGTCATTGGCGACAAAGTCGGCAGTGACAGCGTACTCGCCGTCACGGCCGCCTGTGCCGGTGCGTACCAGAATGCTCCTGCATCCCGCGCGGCGAGCAGTCTCGATGTCGGCTGTGCGGTCGCCGATCACCACGCTGTGGCTCAGGTCCACATTGAGCTGCTCCTTGGCCAGGTGGAGAAGAGCCGTGCCTGGCTTGCGACAATCGCACTGCTCGGCCAGGCCATGAGGACAGAAGTAGACCTTGTCAACGCGCACCCCATGGGCATGGAGCAGCTTGAGCATGGCGCTGTTGACCCGGTAAAAGTCCTCAAGCGTGAAGTACCCGAGGCCGATTCCCCCCTGATTGGTCAGCACCACAAGCCGATAGCCCATGTCCTGGAGGCGCTTCAGACCTGCGGCTGCCCCGGGGAGCAATCGCACCTTGTCGGGCTCGTGCAGAAAGGGCACATCCTCCAAGATGGTGCCGTCGCGGTCGACGAACGCGGCTGGCGCCTGCTTCGGAGGCGGCCGGCGGATATACACGGCGCCTTCTCGTTCCACTGGCGCAGCCTGAGGCGCATTTGCTGCAGCCGCCCGCGCAATGATTTCCGTGCTCGACAGAGGGGTGGCCACCGGGATCAGGAGCACCCGCCCCCCGTAGCGTTCCACCACCTCGCTGGAGGTCAATTCCGTTGGCCGATAATCGCCTGCCTTGATGTACAGGTCCGGCCGCAAGAGCTCGATGTTCACCTTGTTGCGTCGTTCCGAGAAGATGAAGACCAGATCCACGCATTCCAGTGCAGCCACCACCTCCGCCCGCTGTTCGGCGGGGATAATGGGCCGCTGGGGCCCTTTGTATGCCCGCACGGACGCGTCGGAGTTCACCCCCACCACGAGCAGGTCGCAGGCCTGGCGCGCCTTTTCCAGGTAGTCCACATGGCCGGCGTGGAGGAGGTCGAAGGCCCCAGAGGTGAAGCCAACCCTCTTGCCTTCCGCGCGTGCGCGTGCGCACAGAGCGGCAACTTCCTCCCGGGGCTTGATCTTTTCACTGCGCGGACGCATGGGGCTCTCGGGCGCGCTACTTCCTGCTCCCCACCTGACTTGCAAATCGCACCAAGAGGGTCTTGATCTCGAAGGGAGCAAGCTTGGTGCTTACCGTGCGATCCGCAGCAGGCACCGCGGCGCCGATTTCCTCCAGAAGGTTCGTCTCAAATGCCTCGGCTACCCTCTCTTGGAATCGGACCTGCACCGGAGTTTCCCTGCCGAAGACCTCAAAGAGGCGGACAACGGTCCCCTGACCCCTCTCCGCTCGCTTGACTGCGGAAAGGATCACACCCCCACCGGCGTCGAGGTGTGCGAAAGAACCCTCTTTGCCAAGCCGGCCTGCGTGAGGCTGTGTGAGCACGACATGCAGAGGGTAGTTCAGCTCGTAGGCGCGTCGGTGTGTCTCCGCCTCCTGCCAACTCCCAGCATGAGGGAGAAGGCTATAGCTGAATTCGTGCTCACCCATGTCCGCGTTGGGGTCGGGGTTCTTCGGAGAGCGGAGCAAAGTGATGCGCATGACGTTCCCGCGGATGTCGTGACCATACTTGCAGTCGTTGAGTAGACTCACCCCATAGAGCCCCGATTCGTCCGTCAGGTCGACCCACTTTTGCGCGGGGACCTCGAACATCGCCTTTTCAGCAGACGTGACCGGCACGGTGGTGCGCTGGATCCAGCCGTAAGGGATCTCATACGTGGCAACACGGCCCTGAACAGCCACCGGGAAAGCGGCCTTGGCGAGCACGTGCGCCTCATGCCAATCCGCCCGCGTAGTAATATCGATGCGCGGCAGGCGGCGGTAGAGGCTGATGTCTTGCACAAAGCGCGAGCCTCTGAACGGACGAACCACGCGCAGCGTGGCCCGCAGCGGGCCCTGGGAAATGACCTCAAGCTCCACAGGCCGGTCCGCGCGCCACTCCTTGCCCGTGTAGCCGATGTTCCATGCATCGTACTCCGAGGGCAGATCTTCGAAGAACTGGAGCTGGTTGCCAGGCCCGGCCAGCACCTCGCGGCCGCTTGTTCGGTCAACTACTGAGGCGATGTTGCCGGTCTCTGCATCGAGCTTCACTTCCCAGGCTCGATTCTGCAGAACCCAGGGGAGCGTCTGAGGGGCATCTGCCCAGGCGCGTCGGACTGCCGGCCGCAGCCAGAAGACCTTGTAGCCCAGAGCCGGCACGCCGCTGACTTCGAACAGCAGCCCATCCATGTGGGGTTGTGTGGCATGGAGCACGCCCTTAGCATCCACCACTTCCCAGCTTTGCTCCAAGAGCTGTCCGGGTAGTCTCACCCAGGCCACGTCATTTCTCTCCCATGACAGCGGGTTGAAAACCACCAGGGGGATGCCCTTTCCGCGCGTGTCGATTTCGGCGCCGAGGGCCTGCAGCGCCCTCTCCAGCGCCGCACCGGCAAGGGCCTGGCAGGAGTCGTAGAGCGCGTGCGCATCTTTGTAAACCTCAGGAATGCTTGACCCTGGCAGGATGTCGTGGAACTGATTGAACAGCGTGCCCTGCCACGCTTGGCGCAGCTCCTGCTCCGGGTAGGGAATCGGGGCAAAGGAGGCGAACTTTTCTGCCGTCTCCAAGAGCACCTCCATCTGCCGATTTCTCTTTTTGATGGCGCCCTGGGTGGTGTAGGTGCCACGGTGCGTCTGGAGGTAGAGTTCGCTGCGCACGATGGGCAGGTCCGGCTTGGTCTCCGCCGCGCCGAAGAACGCTTCCGCAGAGGACTTGATCACCGTGGGATAGAGGCGCGTGTCGGCCATGTGGTCGAAGCGGGCGAGCATCTCTTTGGTGGGGCCGCCGCCGTGGTCGCCGACGCCATAGAGAACGAGCGCGTGGTTCACGCCCGTAGCCTGACGAAAGTCGAGGAGGGTGCGCAGGGTCCGCACCTCCTCCAACTCCTCGACGTAGCTGAGCGGCACCACTGTCAGGATGCGCGAGCCATCCGGTGACTCCCACCAGAAGAGTTGATGCTCAGGCGGAGTCGTGTCGTTCCACCACAGCTTGCTGGTGACGAAGTAGTCGATGCCGCTCTTCTTGTAGATTTGCGGCAAGGTCCACGCATAGCCGAAAGTGTCGGGTGTCCAGCCGACCCGCGGATCCACTCCCAACTTCTCTCGCAGATACTGTTTGCCAAGGAGGATCTGCCGCACGAGCGCCTCACCTGCAGGGAGGTTGCAGTCGGGTTCCACCCACATTCCGCCGACCACCAGCCATTGCCCCCGCCGCACCATCTCTTTGATGCCGGCGAGTATTTGCGGGTGAAACCGTTCCATCCACTGGTACGCCTGGGCCTGGCTCTGCGCATAGGTGAAGGTCGAGTCGGTCCTCATGAACTCCAGGGCCTGGCGGAAGGTCTGTTCGCAGACCTGCACCGTCTCCTGCCACCGCCACAGCCAGGCCATGTCGATGTGCGCGTTGCCGACGACGTGGATGGTGTCTTGCTTCATCGCCTGCCGCAGCGGCTCCGATTTCTCCATAAAGTCCTGCACCGCTGCCCGCCAACCGCCGGCATCGGCAGCTTGGAATGCGTCCACCAGACGCCTCCACAACTCGGCCTGGCCAAAGTCGGTCCCCGGAGCGTACAGCTCGCCGAAACGCAGGTCGTCGAGCAAAGCAGCGTAGTCCAGGGCAGTGAAATCGATGAAAACGCGCGGGGCTTGCTTGGCCTGGGCCAGGTCGATGGCAAGGCGCACCTCCTTGGCCGAGTCAAGTCTGGGAAGGGCGAATCGGGCCTCTGGCGGTCGCACCTGCGCCTGCCACAGCCCTTGCCGACGCGGGAAAGAAACCAGAGCCTGGTCATCGCAGCGAGCCGTCACCGCCTCCTGCGGGGCTGCCACCCTCAGGCAGAGGTCGTGGACAGCCAGCTCCTTCGGCAACCGCAGCCGTGCCTTGCCGTGCGTGCCGGACGGGGCTTGCGCGAACGAAAACAGCTCGGTGACTTCCACCCCTGCGAGCACAGGGGAAAGTGCATCTTGGCCAGTGAGCGAGAGCTCGCTCCTGGCCTTGCCCGTGCCCCAATCGAGCTTGGCCGTGAGGGCATGTCCCGCACTAGCAGCGCGCAGCACTTCCCGCAGCGGGACCGCCCATGAAATGGTGAACGGATCTCCGCGTAGCCCTTCGGTTCGCCGCGTCGGATACAGCTTGTCTGGGACCTGCAGCTCGCAGCGCAAGGCCGCCACTGGCGTCGTCCCATGGGGGCGAACTTGCGCCCGCACCGTGGTGATCAGCGAACCCGTCGTGGTCAATTGCGCATGGGGCGCCAGGGACAAGCGGGCCAAGTCGTACCGACTCGGCACGACGGCAGGCCGGTAGTCGGCAGGC contains:
- a CDS encoding HAD family hydrolase, with amino-acid sequence MRRPPPKQAPAAFVDRDGTILEDVPFLHEPDKVRLLPGAAAGLKRLQDMGYRLVVLTNQGGIGLGYFTLEDFYRVNSAMLKLLHAHGVRVDKVYFCPHGLAEQCDCRKPGTALLHLAKEQLNVDLSHSVVIGDRTADIETARRAGCRSILVRTGTGGRDGEYAVTADFVANDLEEAANLLLEQERRPAGEDKNATTCGEEP
- a CDS encoding purine-nucleoside phosphorylase → MQGLRQQLEETTAFIRKHTQMQPEVGIILGTGLGALADEIEKEAVLPYEEIPHFARSTVEFHAGKLLFGKLGGKRVMAMQGRFHYYEGYTMKQITYPVRLMKHLGAHTLVVSSASGCLNPLFRPGQIVIITDHINLLGDNPLIGVNDDSLGPRFPDMSEPYSRALIALAEQVAMEEKIWVQKGVYVAMTGPSLETAAEYRFLRTIGADVVGMSTVPEVIVAVHAGMRVLGLSVITDACFADCLKPADIKEILHFAKQAEPSLTILMRKVIERM
- a CDS encoding SelT/SelW/SelH family protein; this encodes MAEEIAQHFGIEAELVQSTGGVFEVEVDGQLVFSKRQLGRFPEQGEVVRLLRTAMQ
- a CDS encoding RluA family pseudouridine synthase; the encoded protein is MPREHHTLVVPQADERRRLDNFLRQHLPHLTRSRIQRLIDDGQVLLNGAPTKPGHRVRPGQVVEVTVPEPKKLEILPEQIPLDILYEDEHLLVLNKPAGMVVHPAFANYTGTLVNALLAHCQQLSGIGGVQRPGIVHRLDRETSGVMVVAKSDAAHVALSQQFAARQVRREYRAVVWGHFRSPTGRVETLLRRSPKNRLRMTVSKLGKLAVTNYEVLEEYRLLSLLRLNLGTGRTHQIRVHMAYIGHPVFGDATYGGRSKRLSGLNRENLAFAVKLLKQFNRPALHALSLGFVHPVLRQEMYFEVPPPDDFQRLLAALKEVPTK
- the lspA gene encoding signal peptidase II: MIERLRVLRYAALVLLADQLTKVLARYLLPRDHSVQVVGDLVRLTYVENPGIAFGIRVGHGPVFTVLIAVASIAVLVYLLRAHAVSNTERVALAITFGGALGNLTDRVLFGRVVDFVDVDFPDFLMTRWPVFNLADAAVTIGVVILILMILLASEHGGHRQASEPPST
- a CDS encoding DivIVA domain-containing protein, yielding MRLTPLDIRKQEFRRAVRGFDVDEVETFLDMVAEQFETLLRERNTLNEEVLKLRTQLRDYQQVEKTLQETLMNAQQNINESRESSRREAELIVREAELRAEEIIEDARNQLQQLKSELLLLRAEKASFVKRLKQLLQSQVELLEVLGSDDLDLGRFRSAQHQEEQETQGEEEAEKSEPRIVGLDEEPAASPASGTERAAPEKPSAPPPGRLSDEFII
- a CDS encoding isoleucine--tRNA ligase, with the translated sequence MYREFSGRVDYPQLERDVLKFWEEQRIFQKSVESRDPAHKFVFYEGPPTANGRPGIHHVISRTVKDFVCRWRTMQGYRVERKAGWDTHGLPVEIEVEKKLGIQRKDQIIAYGIERFNEECRKSVFAYKEDWDEMTRRIGFWVDLENPYITYTNDYIETVWWILHQFWKKGLLYQGHKILPYCPRCETPLSSHEVSQGYEEVEDPSIYVKVPIVGQENTFFLVWTTTPWTLLSNVALALHPELSYVKVWHQGAHLVLGLDRLSCLDGEYEIEEKMRGEQLAGVSYEPLFSYLSPEKRAYYTILADFVSTEEGTGIVHIAPAFGEEDYQVGEQYDLPILQPVDRSGCFTAEIQPWQGMFVKDADPLIIDNLRQRQLLYKAERIRHSYPFCWRCSSPLLYYARKSWYLRTTAFREALIRNNRSIKWFPPEVGEGRFGEWLENNIDWALSRDRFWGTPLNIWICEGCGAQESVGSVAELMERGGLREVIDLHRPYIDQVSIPCPSCGQSMRRTPEVLDCWFDSGAMPYAQFHYPFENVAVFEQNFPADFIAEGVDQTRGWFYSLLVLSTLLFDKPAYKSCVSLGLILDKEGQKMSKSRGNTVDPFDHLNKEGADALRWYLLTASAPWLPTRFDPAGVVEAQNKFLDTLVNVYNFFAMYANVDGFTLSGERLPVEKRSQLDRWLLSTLHSTVRVVNDDLEHYELSRAARRIGEFVIDDLSNWYVRRSRRRFWKAENNQDKLAAYQTLYEALITSVRLAAPFVPFITDELYRRLKEGSGVSLPESVHLDAYPRPDQPPCDFCDEQLEERMNLVRQIVLLGRALRNQAGVKVRQPLARLVVVDPHDRRRAMLDGMENLLLEELNIKRVEFVADSSALHSRRAEPVFRALGPKFGNKVNAVAQAIRSLGEEQISTLLARGVLSLAVDGMEVTVAPEDVQVVMQQAPGLVVGTEGELTVALDTTLNEDLELEGLAREFVNRVQNTRKEAQFDVVDRIIISCDAQGKLAKAISRLSSYIRNETLAKEIVLPEVSGEYTKKWNIGEDVVTIGVSRIRER
- a CDS encoding TraR/DksA C4-type zinc finger protein yields the protein MTKKELEYFKKLILQKREELLRELERLKESGLNSTLKEATGDHSSYSFHMADQGTDTMEREKAFFLASREGNLLYHLDKALERIEDGTYGKCVQCGKDIGKERLEAVPHVRLCVECKAKEEKQRQ